The Falco naumanni isolate bFalNau1 chromosome 1, bFalNau1.pat, whole genome shotgun sequence genome window below encodes:
- the GP1BB gene encoding platelet glycoprotein Ib beta chain: MNSGILFLSLLGFLPLVTPTCPAPCKCATNIIDCTSKGLTVAKLPAAFRPSAEIIHLGYNRLTSIPSGLFDNLKSLQVVYLQGNPWECNCDILYLRSWLQWQQNRTLYRDVRCTSPAHLQNRIIAYLTEDEIISTCQYWYCSLALLSQLCLFVLLLLQGILVIFIIVYLQKFRRMTAEARSTTQDLHQHADAWASSSRCSYNSD; encoded by the coding sequence ATGAACAGTGGAATTCTCTTCTTGTCCCTCCTTGGCTTTCTCCCACTTGTGACACCCACGTGTCCTGCGCCATGCAAGTGTGCCACCAACATTATTGACTGCACATCAAAAGGCCTAACTGTAGCAAAACTACCAGCTGCTTTCCGCCCTTCAGCTGAAATTATCCACCTTGGTTACAACAGGCTCACCTCTATTCCCAGTGGGCTTTTTGACAACCTAAAGAGCCTCCAGGTAGTCTACCTGCAGGGCAATCCTTGGGAATGCAACTGTGACATCCTGTACTTGCGCTCCTGGCTCCAGTGGCAGCAGAACCGGACCTTATACAGGGATGTGAGATGCACCTCCCCAGCTCACCTGCAGAACCGCATCATTGCCTATCTGACAGAAGACGAGATAATCTCTACGTGCCAGTACTGGTACTGCAGCCTGGCTCTCCTCTCTCAACTCTGTCTCTTCGTACTCCTTCTTCTCCAGGGTATCTTGGTTATCTTCATCATTGTCTACCTGCAGAAATTTCGGAGAATGACTGCTGAAGCCCGTAGCACCACCCAAGATCTACATCAGCATGCAGATGCCTGGGCATCTTCTTCAAGATGCTCCTACAACAGTGATTAA